Sequence from the Helianthus annuus cultivar XRQ/B chromosome 13, HanXRQr2.0-SUNRISE, whole genome shotgun sequence genome:
TGTGATgactttggtaaaaaaaaaaacttggttCGATGTTGCATAGCATGGATGGCGAGTGCTCTGTTTTCTTCTTGCAACCTGTTATGCAGCCATGAGAACCACAATACCTATTCTGAGCCCTGTGTTATGTGGTCATAAGGTAATTTAAATAATCATGTTGGCAACGACACCCTACCTACAGGCATTTTCGGTATATGGAACTGTAACTTATATTTGATCGTTCCGTCCCGAGTTCGGTTTTCGGATGTGAtgaattttgtaaaaaaaaactgTGTTCGAGGTTGGATAGCAAGGAAGGCTATTGCCCTGTTTGCTACCATTAAGGTATTACGCAGCCATTAGAATTCATTTTTATTTCTATTTAGGGATCCGACGCTAATTATTATGTTAATATTTTCagtttaaatatttatttggcCTAATTATTTTACCAATTTTTCATTTGCAGTGCTTTGTGATTGATTTGAACTGGCATTTTTTCCTTTTTGGTTCTTCTCGATCCTCTTGAATCGTGATTGATGTTATGGTAATTATCAATCATATAAAAATAGATGTAACTGAATTTTCTATTTTAATAAACAATTCATTCCAAATGTGTATTATAATAACAAATTTATTTTCCTAAATTAACTTCCCAACTCCTATTATAAATAACACATTTGACATATTACACTTTCATAAACATTTTACTCACAAACTTTCTCTCAGAAGAATGTATGTTTATCATTTTTGTTTCATTTTAATTCAGCAGATTTTTATATTGTCGATTAACATATTGCGTTGATGATTACACCataatgttttatttattattcatTTGCAGAAATGGAACAGACTGCTATTACACTTCTCAACAATGTTGATCTTAATGTTGATGATTACACTATCAGAGTCTGTGTTGTCCGATTATGGACAAGACCTGCCTTCAACAATCCTCGAAAGATTTACTGCTACGACATGATTTTCATGGACCAAGAGGTTTGATTATATACATTTATATAACTtatctatatttatatatatatatatatatatatatatatattattttgacTTAACACATTGTTATAACCCGTGCTGTTGCAGGGCACCAAAATGCAGGCATTTGTACTACAAAGAAACGCTACCGTTTATGAGCACCTTCTGAAAGAAAATCAGTGTTTAACTATACGTAACCCATCCATGGGTGAGAATCGCCAGAAAGTTAAATACGTTCATAGTACGTTGAAGATCAATCTAAATGAGAACACTGTTGTTGAGGCTTACACCGAGCCTGTTGGTTCTGAGTGGGGATTTGATTTTACTCCATTTGATTCTATTCTGGAGGACCCAGATGAGGACTTCAAGTCTTTCAAAAGTCCAATTggtaatttatttaaaaatctaaTCTGATATGAAAAAAGTTTGGAATTTCGGTATATATCTTATTTAGTTTctactatttttatttttagatgTAATTGGGTTTGTGGTGAAGAGCATTCCGGCTGAGGGTAAGAGTGATAATAACAACGACAAAGAGGAAAACAAAGTTACCTTTATTCTTGAAGACTTGCAGTACGAATACATTTACATATATTTATATCTGTTTTAGTAATTTTACTTTTTGACTTTATCTGCAAATAACAAGTTAACTATTAAATTTTTTATATAGGCACCATCAGATTTTTGTTACACTATGGGATGGTTATGCTAATCAAATTCGAGCATTTGAGATGAACCATCCAGCGGAAAAGAATGTTGTGGTCGTTATTCAGTTTGGGAAGTACAGGTTTTGGGGAGGTATATTCTATCTGATCAATGTCAATTATCTTTTAGCAATGTATTTACATGTATTTAATCTATCCGTTTAGTTACATGTTTTTTAATACACAGGACATGTGAATGTCTCCAATTTGTATACTGTAACTCGAGTGTTCATCAACAGTGACATTCCCGAGATTTTCGATTTTAAGAAAAGGTTTGTATTCGTAATACAGTTTTCTATATTATAGTTAACATACAAATTACTGTCACTAACTTTGTTATGTGTTTTTAGTTTTGTTGCTCAGATTTCTGCTTCAACATCTTCCGGTTATTCTGGGTTGACTTCTTCTGTTATAAAGTCACCTGTTGACGAATATCTTAAACATTTCACCTTCAGTACAATTGGAGCTTTAAGTGGAATCGCAGAGGTAAGTTGTACACTTTGTAGCTATTTTATAGTATAGTTATATCGTAATAATTTGTTAAAAGTATGTTTAACTATTCTTTGGTGTGCACAGAAAAAGGCTGTTATTATCCTTGATACAATCAAGAGCTTCGCATCAGAAAGCACATGGTTTTACAATGCCTGTAAATCTTGCACCAAAAAGGTTTTTACAACAACTATTTGCAAGGAGAAGCAAGATGGAAGCGAAGGTTTTGATGAAGTAACAGTGTTGGAATGCCAGACTGATCGTCGTAATCAAAAGACCGTCACCTCTGTTCCCAGGTAAATTTACCACTTTATTCTTTTTTTTGTCCTCATACTATACTTTGATTGTTAACTAAAACGTTAACAAATATTTACAGGATCAAAGTTCCGATACGTGTTCAGGATTGTACCGGGATTGTCACCTTGACGTTGTTTGAACGTGAAGTTGTCAAACTGCTCAGTGTTTCTGCAAATCAGCTTTTAGAAAACAACATAGAGGTAAATGTACTCGTGGATTATACATTTCGTATTTCGTTTCTTATTTTGTTAAAAATACTATCAATGTTGTTCAAGATCAAGTTTACATTTGTCAAACAGTTGGCTAGCAAAGGAAACTTTCCTAAAGAGTTTAATGCTTTGCTAAATCGCAAGTTTGCTTTCAAGATAGCCATAGGTTCTTATAACCTCAAAAACAAAGCAGATGGCTACTCTGTTTCAAAGTTGACTGAAAATCCAGAAATAATGTCCAAGCTTGATCACCATTTTCATGCTATGCAGTTTATTTCTACCTTTCAACTGTATTGGTATAAATTGTTATATGTTATATTTATATGTTAAGTCATTACTTATAAACTTTATTAAAAACAGCCTGTTGAGGAGGAACCGTTAAACGTTGTTTCTACTGATTCAAATCCAACTGTTAAGGTTCATGTTAAGGTTTGTGAGCTACATGAATTTAATAATTGCTGGAACATTTTGTGGCGTATTTTTTTTTCATCTACTTACCTTTTTATATATTATTGACAGGATTCGGTTTCCCGTACGGGTGAGGATGAGACTCCGATTTCTAAGTTGAATGAGAGCATGTTTACCACACCCTCTGGTCCTGTCAAGAGTAGTTCTGTTTCGATGATGGAAAAGGAACTTAAGCGCAATCTGGATGCGATTTATGAGGCTGATTTTTGTTCTTCCCAGTCCTCTACTAAACCGCGTAAGAGTGATAGCGACATGGAGGAAGATGCGAATGTGAGTGTTGGGCTTTTGAAGCCCAAGATCGAGAAGTAGTCTGTCAGTCTAATAATCATCTCAATGTGTTTGAACAATTTAATTTTCCCCTTATGTTTTCATTATCATTCTGAATTTTGAACTGTGGTTTTCATTGCTTGGGTACCGAATATGTATTCGGTGTCTCTTTTGTGTGGTTTGTTATTGTTTTATGAATAAGAGATGGTTTTATTAAGCAGCCTTTGCAtttatattttcttttaaatgATTTGTAGTGCATTGTCATAAATTTATATACATCACATTAATAATGTTTAATTCGTAAATCAAAAACAAATCATACGTTTAATGGTATTGTATATTGTTTAACTGATATCGACAATACTATAAATTATGAATCTTAAAATATATAGTTTATATGGAAATTCCACAAAACCTTACTATTAGTTAAAAATGATTTGTATAAACTGTTATACGTTATATTTATATGTTAAATCgaatttatttatgttatttgaaTGAATGTcgagtttatttatttatactgATATCATTAATTCAGGAAAATAATATATTGATACAATTAGTtaattttataatttattttatcACTTAATCGATTTATATAGATTGATATCATTAATTCAGAAAAatatattcaagaaacgatcgaTTATACATATACAGTTGGACttaacatatttatttattttaattttaaggAATGtcaaatttaaaattataattagTTACATCATGTAGCAAACTTTCTTACtttatattatatagtatatTTGTAAATATGGAAATTGGTCAATCACATACAATATGGAAATTTATCTATTTTAATAAATGTCGAAATTGAAATTATAATTAGCTACATCATTGCCAAACTTAGATGGCCACATATATTATAAACACCCTTCTCCTACCTTTTATTTCATACACATCCAACCTTCTTACATTCTTTCATCGATACACACACAAAGGTATGAGTATTATGGATGTTATTATAATTCGTCATTATATATTATTATCTAAGTAATATAACTCGGTTGCTTACTTCACAAATTCGAGTACATAATTCTTATCAATTGTTTCTTTTGAAATATTTTGTAGGATGTAATGTCTTGAATTTGAAATGTTTGCTAACGAAATCCTATCAAGGCTACCAACAAAGTGTGTTGGTCGATTAAGATGTGTTTCCAAACAATGGCGATACGAATTGTCGTCACATTTGTTTGCGATTATTCACTATCGCCGTACGGCTAAATATGAAGATCGTAAGCTTATCACGCTGACCAAGTCATCAATTGATCTTCATAACTTGATTAGTGGAAAGGTAGACATTTCTTCAAGGAAGATTATTTCCTTCCCCGTTGACACCTGTCTTTCAAATCTAACAATTCTTGCTTCTGAATATGGTCTTTTACTGATCTCCATCCATTGGTTACCGGACGAAttgattctttggaatccaacaacTAACCAATTTTTGTGTGATAAGAAACCTAAACATTTTTTTTGATTTTAACAAAGATGCATTTGGGATTTATATTGATTCATCTAACGATGTTAAAATATTACTTCTCCAACGTCGTATGGATGATATTGTACCGCGTGTGTATTCTCGGAACACATGTGAATGGAAAACTTTAACTTTCTTGAAAGGGCCGGATTTAGGTTCAAGTTTATATTGGTTGTCTTCTGGAACTTTATGcaataatgttttatattttccATCTCCACACTATTGGACGCCTGCTAAAAGTTATATGATTGCTTTTGATGTGGATTCTGAAACCTTCTCGAAGGTTTCCATACCACAATGTACTGATGTTATTGGTCGCCATAGCAGTTTTTTAAAAATCCGCAACACACTTCATATGTTTATTGTTGGAAACACCCCTGATAAAAAAGCGAAGCTATTTAAATTCGAAGATGAACTATGGTCAGAAGTTTCGTCTTTTACAAACGTGAATTCAATTTCATTTGATTCATGGCGTAACAAATTAGCTGAGAACAAAGGTGACACTTGGTCTGTTGATATCGATCGGTGTGGTATTATGGAGATACAAATTGGAATGAAGGATTCTCAATACTTACG
This genomic interval carries:
- the LOC110901429 gene encoding replication protein A 70 kDa DNA-binding subunit B-like; amino-acid sequence: MALFTGMRMFMVERCPNFDTEYVQFSSLANRYDISDTNVKELAELIKLTNTKELELHFLDLEQDPLKIGAFVIDLNSIFGCCVPSSISGCDDFEMEQTAITLLNNVDLNVDDYTIRVCVVRLWTRPAFNNPRKIYCYDMIFMDQEGTKMQAFVLQRNATVYEHLLKENQCLTIRNPSMGENRQKVKYVHSTLKINLNENTVVEAYTEPVGSEWGFDFTPFDSILEDPDEDFKSFKSPIDVIGFVVKSIPAEGKSDNNNDKEENKVTFILEDLQHHQIFVTLWDGYANQIRAFEMNHPAEKNVVVVIQFGKYRFWGGHVNVSNLYTVTRVFINSDIPEIFDFKKSFVAQISASTSSGYSGLTSSVIKSPVDEYLKHFTFSTIGALSGIAEKKAVIILDTIKSFASESTWFYNACKSCTKKVFTTTICKEKQDGSEGFDEVTVLECQTDRRNQKTVTSVPRIKVPIRVQDCTGIVTLTLFEREVVKLLSVSANQLLENNIEIKFTFVKQLASKGNFPKEFNALLNRKFAFKIAIGSYNLKNKADGYSPVEEEPLNVVSTDSNPTVKVHVKDSVSRTGEDETPISKLNESMFTTPSGPVKSSSVSMMEKELKRNLDAIYEADFCSSQSSTKPRKSDSDMEEDANVSVGLLKPKIEK